Part of the Limihaloglobus sulfuriphilus genome is shown below.
TCTCGCCGACCAGTATTACCGAACCAGGCTGGGCAACCTGGGATTCCTTGGCAGGACGGCAGCTTCCGTCACCTGAAAGCTCGGGGTTTGTCTTACGCCGGTAGCCTTGCACATACCACCATATACCATTATATAATGTTATATTAGGGCCGTATGACCGCGGCAGAGGCGTACCGTCAACATTCTGAAAAGAAGCTGCATAGGCATCGGATATGTCCTTGCTTCGCGGCTTTTTGTCTGAAGGACAATGCAGATATTTCTTCATTGCATCCGTTTTACTCGTTGACCACTGCTGTGCCAGAGCCGCATCCCAGGGCTGCTGGGCGAGCTCCTGGTTTTTGTAATACGCCCAGGGGCTGCCCCTGTAAAAACTCCGATCCGGAACCAGCATCCCGTCATTATCTGCAGCGTTTAAAAGAAGCGCTATAGCAACCTGCTTTGAATTGGATGCACAAAGAACTTTCTTGGCCTGCTCTCTGGCCTTGTTCAAAGAGGGCAAAAGGATAGCCATAAGAACCGCTATGACCGATATAACAACCAATAGCTCTATCAAGGTAAAACCTTTTCCAGGCACATCAAATTTATTCCCTGTTTTTTTAATCATAATAACTTTCCTTAAAACTATTACTAAACTAAAGATAAATCATAATCTTCAACATTTTCACATACTTTATCTGTTCGAATATCATTAAGATTATAAGACCTGTTTACCGTTTCAAAAACCTTTATTGAACCCAGCAGTCTTTCTACATAATCGGGTGAAGGCACTTCACGATTTTTTATCATATCATAATAATTCCCCCACAGATATGCCCCGCTGAGTTTTTCAGAGCAGATAGTTTTCCTTTCGGTAACAATTTTGTCCGATACAGTTTTAGCCTGGACTGTCATCTCAATTTCTTTGCGAGGCCAGATTGCTTGCGGTCCAACATTTCTGTAAATAACTCCATTTTCAAAACCTAAGACCATGCTGTCTGGATACGGACTGTCATCGCCTATGCAAAACGACGCCAACACATTCGCTATCAGCCCATTCGAAAACTTCAATGACATATTGGCGTTGTCTGGCGTGGGTCTCTCTGTAAATATTCTGGACTCCACAACACTTACGCTTTCTATGGCTCCAAAAAGCTGAATCAGGTCGTTGAGAGCGTAAATCCCTATGCGAAACACCGGAGCAACAGGGCACAATTCTCGCTGATCATACCAGCTGCCGTCATGTTTTTCGCGATAATTAGCCCATGTAAAACACTGGGCCGAAATCGCACGCCCAAGATCATACTTTTCTATCCACGCATAAATCTGCTTTATATCATCAGGCATTATGGGGTAAGGTGAATTGGTACATAAGACCTTATTTAAATTTACAAGTTCTCTCAAAGCTTTTTTTGCAGAACTGGAAGATTCTTCGAATGGCTTGGTGGTGATTATGTCTTTGCCGGCTCTGACGATAGCTTTTATCTGGTCTGCTCTGCCGGCCGGACCTGTGAAAAGCCCGACACATTCAAAATCCCCTTCACGAAGCATTTCGTCAAGATCGGTAAATCCTCTTACACCATATCTGACGGCAACCTCACTGACATCGTCCTTTTCAAGACTGCAAACCGCTGTTAATTCAAAAAAATCCGATGCTTTCCCGGAAAGAATCTGGGTTTCTATAATATGCTTGCCGTAATGCAGACCAACAATAGCTATTTTTATTCTTTTCATGTTTTCTTTTGCTGAAAGTATATTATATGTTTTATTTATGCATATAATATAACAAATAAAAATATTGACAAAATGTTTAAAATGTCACAGTTATTTGCAAATATGGAAGTGTTTATTTAGCTAGTAATTTACTCTGCATTCACAAGAGCACTGCTTCAAAAGATGCATGAGGATACAATATTTCCAACAAGAGATAATGAGACATTATCTCAGTTATTTGAATGAAAGCTTGTGATTTTGTTTCAGAATCCGGCCGGCTACCTGTCCACTCTTGCGGTTCCGCCTGCCATTACCTTTTCAACTTCTTCCAGGCTCGCAGTGGTTGTATCGCCGGGTGTTGTCATGGCCAGCGCCCCGTGGGCGGCACCATAATTTACGGCTTCATCGCCGGATCTGCCTTCCATCAGGCCGTAAATAAGCCCCGAAGCAAAGCTGTCTCCGCCGCCGACACGATCGTATATCTCGAGATTTTCACGAAGCAGGGCCTCATGAAAATTTCCATCAACATAAAGTATTGCTCCCCAGTCGTTTATACCGGCAGTTTTGGCGTTTCTCAGGGTCGTTGCTACGGCCTGGAAGTTTGGAAACTGTTTTACAGCTTCGAGGATCATCTTCTTGAAGTTGCCCGGGTCTATCTTTGATATGTGCTTATCGAGGCCTGCCACATCGAGCCCCAGACATGCGGTGAAATCCTCTTCGTTGCCCATCATGACATCAATATAGGTTGCTATCGACCTGTTGACCTGCTGAGCTTTTACTTTGCCGCCGATGGACTTCCAGAGGCTCGGGCGGTAATTCAGGTCATACGAGACGATCGTGCCGTATTTTTTGGCCGTCTTTACCGCTTCGACGACGGCATCAGGGGTTGTCTCTGAGAGAGCCGCGAATATGCCGCCGGTATGAAACCATCGGACACCATCTTTACCGAAAATTGAATCCCAGTCGATATCGCCTTTCTTGAGCTGTGAAGCCGCAGAATGGCCGCGGTCACTGCAGCCCTTTGCCGCACGAACACCAAAGCCCTTCTCGGTGAAGTTAAGGCCGACGCGTACATCACGGCCTATTCCGTCAAACGGAAGCCATTTGACGTATTCAAGCGAAACCCCGCCCTGGTACATCAAATCCTCTAACAAGCGGCCCACAGGATTATCGGCAACAGCGGTTACAACCGCCGCACGTTTGCCAAAACACCGCTTGAGTCCCCTGGCAACATTATATTCGCCACCCCCTTCCCATACTTTGAAGTGCCTGGCAGTGTGTATCCGATCATCACCGGGATCGAGACGTATCATAACCTCGCCGAGTGAAAGTATATCGTATCTGCATTCCTTTTCAGATTTGAGTTTTAAAGCCATATTATTCGCCTCTTACCTTGTTTATAAGTTCAATTGTTTCCCTGACATTTGCTGTAATTGCCGCCCAGTCACGGTTTTTTACAAGCTCTTCTGTAATGAGCTTCGATCCCATCCCTGCACATACAATTCCCGCGTCAAACCATTCTTTGAGACTTTCTTCGGTCGGTGAGACACCCCCTGTGGGCATAATCTCAGTCCACGGGCACGGGCCGGTAACGGCCTTAACGAATGCAGGGCCGCCCACCTGGGCCCCGGGAAAAACCTTGCATATCTCGACACCCAGTTCGTGGGCCTTGTGTATCTCGGTCACAGAACCGCAGCCGGGAGAATAGGGTATTTTGCGTTTGTTGCACAATTTAGCGGTTTCCTCATCAAGCAGCGGCCCAACAACAAAATCAGCGCCGGCAGAAATATACATAGCGGCGGTCGGTGCATCGCAGATACTGCCGACACCAAGTATCAGATCGGGCCTTTGCTGATCACGAAAGACGCATAACTGCCGGAAAACATCGACAGCTCTGTCGCCGCGGTTTGTAAATTCTACCGCTTTTGCGCCGCCGTCAGCACAGGCCAGAGCAATATTCTTGACTGTTTCAAAATCACTGTTGTAAAATACCGGGATCAGACCAGTTTTTTTCATTGTTGAAAGCACGTCCAATCTTTTGTGAAATGCCATAATGACATCCTTTCAGTAATTTATAATCGCAAATTCGGTTTAAGTTTCAGCTGTATATTCTGCCGTTTCGATAATCGGCCCAGGCCGGTTCAAACGCTTTTCGCTCTGAGGGGGCCATTCTAACCGGCACTGTTTCTGATGTAAAGAAATTCTCATTGGCAGGATCAAATACAATACGCATAACAGAATCCCGCAGCTTGAGATTTTCGGGCTTGAATCGGAGTGTTTCACCGGTATCAGGATCCTTAATATCAGGATGAACCTCGATTCCGTCACCAGCAAGAACCAGATGTGAGCCTCTCGAACCGGAACCTGCCTCTAACAGGTCCATGACAGCCTTGAGCGAAGCTACGCAGGCAAGCGAAATGTGTCTTGCCTGAACCGCAGTTATCAGGCTTGACTCGTTGTTGACGGCAAGACCGCATAATTGAATGCTTTGGAACAGCTCAAGGGCTTCTTTGAAGGCTTTTCTGACATTTGCAAGCTTGCGTATATGCCCGCCGAAAGCTGTCATCCTCTGCTGTATCTGCTTTATTGCCTCAACCGGAGCCGGACCGCTGCCCCGCAGTATATCAAGCGATTTGATCGCCGCGGCAATTTCTTTATCCACATCATCCGGGACAGTTATATCAGAGCCGTACGCGTTTACGATAAATTCTGCCGCACGCTGGGCGCCAACCTGACCGGCGTTCAGGGCGGAACCGCCGGGACGCTTCACGCCGTGAGACCCCGCCATCTCGCCTATGACGAACGTGTGCCTGATATTAGACTCCCACCATTTGTTGATCGCGAAGCCCCCATTGTTATGTTGTGCGCAGACAGCAATTTCAAGCGGCTCAGAATAGAGGTCAATATCATGCTCTTTGTAAATATCAATCGCCGGAGAATTCATATGCTCAAGCCGTTCAATGGGCAGGCTCTGCAACGCTGAGGCGGCCTTTAAATAATCAAGGGCCTCCGGCCCAAGATCCTCAAACCTGAATTCATCCATCCCCAGATTTCCGACAGGGTTACGCAGAAAATCCATAAAAACACGCCTGCCCTTTTGCGTCTCGTTAAATACGACAACATCTATAAGCGAAGACTGATAATTCTCAATCCGCTGAGGATCGAACGGCCACTGGTATCCTTTGAGAAAGATATCCGTTGCCATCCTGCTCATCGAAGGAAAGAAACCCGTGAGAAATTCACGCTCGTCATTGCCCTCGGCGTCGGTGCTGAATATCCTGGGTATTGCCTGCATGTAGGTACCGGAGACATTCCAGCGGAATTTTATGCTGGCCAGGCCAAACTGTGACTCTGTGAAGTTCTCCGCGGCAAGGCCCGCTTTGAAAGCTATGCCGTGCATTCCAGTCTGGCCCTTAGGATAGACACTTGTCTTATACAACGCACCTGGGCCGCCGGCAGCAAGCACGAAATTGTCGGCGAGGAACACGCTTAATCCCAGATTATCACCATGCAGCTGCTTTTTGTTTATCGTAATCAGCCCTAAGATTCTTTTATTATCGCCCTCGCCGCGGGTTATGAATTCAACTGCTTCCTGGTGGTCGTAGATTGTTATTCCATAACGCGTTATAATCTTTTCAAGGCACTCGCTCATGAATTTGCTTGTCTTGGGACCTGCCGAAGTGGCGCGTTCGTACGGGTCGTGATCGGTCTTGTAGCCGACATAGATACCCATAGAGTCACTGGGGAAAGGTACTCCGGCTTCTACAAGGTTATAAAACCCCCGAAGCGAGCCGATCCCCTCTGCCAGAGCCAGATCTGCGTGGCAACATCCGCCGGCGGTAAGGCTTTTCGCAAAACTCTCAGCGCTGTCGGCGACATCCGGGCTGGTGCCCATCTTATAGTATGTCTGCTTATCAGATCCGCTCATGCGGGATGCGCCAAGGGCTTTGCCGGCAGTAACCACCGCTATTCTTTCCTGAGGATTATCTACACCATTCTGATCCATATATTCATACAGTTTCTTTGCGCAGTTCATGCCGGCTGCACCGGCGCCGACGACTACTGTATTGAACCTGTGTATTTTGACATCCTGACCGTTTATTTTTCTTGTAGTCATATTACTCACTCAAATTCTCTGGTTTATCAAATTTATATTATTAAAGCCGCCTGAGATGAAATCCGCCGTCAACATTTATCACCTGACCTGTGGAAAAATCGAGCCTGCCCTCGGCTATGGCACCAACCGCCTTTGCGATATCTTCAGGATATCCCCACCTTTTTATGGGGGTTATTCCCTCTGCAATCAGCTTGTCGTATTTTTCTTTAACAATGCTTGTCATGTCAGTCATGATTATGCCGGGGCGAATCTCAAAGACACCAATATTGTATTCGGCGAGCCTGTCGGCATAGAGCTTAGTCATCATGCTTAAACCCGCCTTGCTCAGGCAGTATTCACCTCTCGCCGGGCTTGATGTGTATGCCGAAACACTGCTGGTTGTGCATATCCGGAAGTTGCGGTCAGGGTTTGACTGCTTCTGCTCAATCATCCAGTTAGCGGCAAGCTGAGTAAGAAAGTAAGGCCCTTTAAGGTTTATATTCATTACCCTCTCATAACTTTCCTCTCCGGCTTCGAGTATATCCTGCCGCCGGGCAGGGGCGACTCCTGCGTTGTTAACGAGCATGTCGCAGCGGCCGAAATGTTCTTTTGTAAAATCAATAAGCCGCTGCCTGTCTTCTGATCTGCTTATGTCGCCGCGAAGTGCATAAGCCTGTACCGTGAGTTTCTGCACTTCTTCAACAGCCGCCGCCGCTGCAGTGTCATCGGGCTGGGAATCTTTGAAATCAAAGTAGTTTATGATGATATTATACCCGAGTGAAGCAAGCTCAATCGCTATTGCCCTGCCGATGCCCCGGCTTGCCCCGGTAACTATTGCTGTAGGTTTATCTGACATTTTATTCCTCATCTAATAATATTTTTCGTGTTTTTATTATGTTGTCCGGCGAAACGTTACATGAGAGCACGCCCGTTCCGGCAATTATGTTATTATTTTCAGACGCGGCAGTCTTGACCGCCCTGATCTCCTCATCGGCCGCATCTATACCCGCTTCAATCGAGATGGGAGATATGTTGCGGCGGATAAGAGTATTGTATCTTTGAGACTTTTTGATGAATACTCTCATATCCGAGCTGAAATCACTCAGGATTATATCAGCTCCCGTTTCGAAAAGTTCTCCCGATATGGCTGTTGTATCCCCGCCGGTGACATACTCTATAAGATCTGCTCCGGAGGCCTTGTAATCCCGGAATAATTTTTTAACATGCGGAAGAATCATCTTTCTGAACATATCCGGTGACAGCAGCGGCGGCACTGCCTGTGAATCGAACAGGCATACTCCGCAGCCCGCCTCTATATACAGCCTACCGAACTCAAAAGCAAGCCCGCTGCAGTGGTCGAGAAGATCCGCCAGAGATTCAGGATCGGTAAAAGAGGCCATTATCAGCGGCTCGATTCCCATCAGAGAAGCGGCTATGGAATACGGCCCGCTCAAACCGCCCCGGACATGCACCTCTGAGCCGAACATTTTGCTGACCCTGCGGGCGGCCTCAACGAACATTCTTATTCGACCCTTTTCAAGTGCCTCATTAACCTTGGGCAGCTTTGAGAAATCAGGTTTTTCCAGAATTCTCTGCCTGAGATTAGGAACTTCATCCATCGAATCACTGAACACAACTTCAGCACCGAGAGACTGGGCCTCGACATTGTATATGTCAACCCCGACAGTCAAAACATCCGGCCTGTAGGTTTCATATTCTGCGGCAAGAGCCTCTGCCAGCCTATCAACATCCTGTGCGATAATTGAAGGGCTCGAGTTTATGAGCCTGGCTTTGTGCTCATAAACTGCAGGGCAGAACAAAAGCCTTTCGACTTTTTCACCGGCCAGTTTCCTGTTTAACAGTTCTCTTGAATTCATCTTAAAACCTGAGCTCAGCGTCAATAACTCCCGCTGCCTTCATGCCGTCGGCAACTGCCGCTACCACTGTAGCCGCCCCGTGAACAAGATCGCCTCCGGCGAAGACACCCTCACGGGAAGTCTGGTAATTATCTGTTTTAATAAGACCGTGTTCAATTTCTATGCCCGGCAGAATCGCTGCGAGTTTATCCGGCGATTTCTGGCCGATTGATTCTACAACTATATCGAAATCAAGGATATAGGCACTTTGTTCAACAGGCACAGGCCTGCGCCTTCCTGATTCATCCGGTTCTGCCAGCCGTGCGGGACATACCTTTACGCCGGTAACTTTGTTATCAGCAGAGAGATATTCAAGCTGCTGAGTGAGTATCATAAAATGAACTCCGCAATCCATCGCCCGGTTTCTCTCTGCTTCCCAGGCGGGCATCTCCTCGAAAGAGCGGCGGTAAAGCAGGTAAACATCCGCTGCGCCCTGCTCTTTGGCGGTAACAGCAGCATCCATGGCCGTGTTGCCGCCGCCGATCACCGCAACCCGTTTACCTTTGACATCTATTGAATCGGCAGATTTTGCCTGCCGCAGAAAAGAGAGAGCGTCATACAGGCCCTCAAGAGACAGTCCCGAGGTACTGATTGCCTTTGGAAGGCCCAGACCGACAAATACCGCATCAAAACCCTCAGAAAGTATATCGTCCAGATTAAAGTTTTCATCAAGCGGTTTGCCAAGGCGAAGCTCGAGCCTGTCCGGACTTACATTATCGAACACAGCCGCCATCTCACTCTTAAATGAATCAAGCTGTCTTTCTTCAGGTATAACCGTCTCGATCATGCCGCCGAGCCTTTCGTTTTTGTCTATTAGTGTAACCTTATGACCCGCCTCAATAAGCATCGCAACCGCGGCAATTCCCGCCGGGCCGGCACCTATTACCGCAACTGTTTTACCGGTACACTCCTGCGGCACCCGAAGCCTTGACCAGCCGTTTTTGTTGGCCTGATGCGATAGGTATTTCTGTATATCCGCGATCGGCAGCGAAGCGTCTCCGATAAACCGCTGCAGACAGCCGCCCTGGCACTGGCTCTCAACCGGGCACAGCCACGCGCAGACCTCTGGCAGTATATTTGCCCTGCGTATTATCTCATAAGCGCCCCTGTCGTCGCCGTCAAGGAACGCCTGTATAAAAGCGGGTATCTCAATACCAGCCGGGCAACCCCGTACGCAAGTGGCATCCTGGCACTGGAAACAGCTCTCTGCCAGACGTGCCAGATTCGCCCGGTCACTGTTTCTGCCGCGTTTGTAGACAGGGCCGTATATCTTGTTATCGCGGACTACACAGCCGGCACTCTGGCCGTCACGCATCAACTGTGTGCAAGCGCTGCAGCCTACACAAACCTTATCCTGATCCATTTTGCCGGTATTTATTAAGTCTTTGGCAAAATCGGGATATGCAAAAGCCATACGTCCGGCACCGATAATTTTAATTTTACCCGAGGCTTTCGCTGCCGCACCTACATTACCCATCAGATGGCGAAGCAAACTGTAACCGGTTCCTACAAGAACCATATCTGGGAATTTCTTCTGGATTTGTGCCGCTATTTCAATCAGCCTTTCAACGCCCTTAAGCGGGTGTTCCGGTTCAGCATAGGCGCCTTTGATCGGCTGATTAAACGGCCTGCCAACGTGCGGGTTGTAGTAAGGATTGGCGATTGTAAAGTTTACAAGCCTGACACCCTTGTCTCTGAGTATCTCAAGAAGCCGCAGAGGCTCTTCTAAATCCGGCTTTGTGTAGTCATTCTTATCTACACCCCAGCCATATGGATAGGGTATCGCGTCATAGAAACCAAGCCTTAAACATATCCCAATTTTATCACCAAGCTCCGCTTGTATCTTATCGACAGTCTCAAGAATGAAACGCGCACGGTTCTCAAGGCAGCCGCCGTATTTGCCTTTACGATTACGTGAAGCCAGCAGCTCATTTACAAGGTATCCGTGGCAGGATTTGATATCAACCGCATCA
Proteins encoded:
- a CDS encoding type II secretion system protein produces the protein MIKKTGNKFDVPGKGFTLIELLVVISVIAVLMAILLPSLNKAREQAKKVLCASNSKQVAIALLLNAADNDGMLVPDRSFYRGSPWAYYKNQELAQQPWDAALAQQWSTSKTDAMKKYLHCPSDKKPRSKDISDAYAASFQNVDGTPLPRSYGPNITLYNGIWWYVQGYRRKTNPELSGDGSCRPAKESQVAQPGSVILVGENHLGNTADYGDSSGYGNVQGSNHGAIFEKPRVHTATYNGKPAFTENQHSLHKDGGNYAFVDGHVSWHGLVKGADYLSGQPFKGLEYPNNWRWQPQKKYP
- a CDS encoding Gfo/Idh/MocA family protein, coding for MKRIKIAIVGLHYGKHIIETQILSGKASDFFELTAVCSLEKDDVSEVAVRYGVRGFTDLDEMLREGDFECVGLFTGPAGRADQIKAIVRAGKDIITTKPFEESSSSAKKALRELVNLNKVLCTNSPYPIMPDDIKQIYAWIEKYDLGRAISAQCFTWANYREKHDGSWYDQRELCPVAPVFRIGIYALNDLIQLFGAIESVSVVESRIFTERPTPDNANMSLKFSNGLIANVLASFCIGDDSPYPDSMVLGFENGVIYRNVGPQAIWPRKEIEMTVQAKTVSDKIVTERKTICSEKLSGAYLWGNYYDMIKNREVPSPDYVERLLGSIKVFETVNRSYNLNDIRTDKVCENVEDYDLSLV
- a CDS encoding sugar kinase codes for the protein MALKLKSEKECRYDILSLGEVMIRLDPGDDRIHTARHFKVWEGGGEYNVARGLKRCFGKRAAVVTAVADNPVGRLLEDLMYQGGVSLEYVKWLPFDGIGRDVRVGLNFTEKGFGVRAAKGCSDRGHSAASQLKKGDIDWDSIFGKDGVRWFHTGGIFAALSETTPDAVVEAVKTAKKYGTIVSYDLNYRPSLWKSIGGKVKAQQVNRSIATYIDVMMGNEEDFTACLGLDVAGLDKHISKIDPGNFKKMILEAVKQFPNFQAVATTLRNAKTAGINDWGAILYVDGNFHEALLRENLEIYDRVGGGDSFASGLIYGLMEGRSGDEAVNYGAAHGALAMTTPGDTTTASLEEVEKVMAGGTARVDR
- a CDS encoding bifunctional 4-hydroxy-2-oxoglutarate aldolase/2-dehydro-3-deoxy-phosphogluconate aldolase, with product MAFHKRLDVLSTMKKTGLIPVFYNSDFETVKNIALACADGGAKAVEFTNRGDRAVDVFRQLCVFRDQQRPDLILGVGSICDAPTAAMYISAGADFVVGPLLDEETAKLCNKRKIPYSPGCGSVTEIHKAHELGVEICKVFPGAQVGGPAFVKAVTGPCPWTEIMPTGGVSPTEESLKEWFDAGIVCAGMGSKLITEELVKNRDWAAITANVRETIELINKVRGE
- a CDS encoding FAD-binding protein; protein product: MTTRKINGQDVKIHRFNTVVVGAGAAGMNCAKKLYEYMDQNGVDNPQERIAVVTAGKALGASRMSGSDKQTYYKMGTSPDVADSAESFAKSLTAGGCCHADLALAEGIGSLRGFYNLVEAGVPFPSDSMGIYVGYKTDHDPYERATSAGPKTSKFMSECLEKIITRYGITIYDHQEAVEFITRGEGDNKRILGLITINKKQLHGDNLGLSVFLADNFVLAAGGPGALYKTSVYPKGQTGMHGIAFKAGLAAENFTESQFGLASIKFRWNVSGTYMQAIPRIFSTDAEGNDEREFLTGFFPSMSRMATDIFLKGYQWPFDPQRIENYQSSLIDVVVFNETQKGRRVFMDFLRNPVGNLGMDEFRFEDLGPEALDYLKAASALQSLPIERLEHMNSPAIDIYKEHDIDLYSEPLEIAVCAQHNNGGFAINKWWESNIRHTFVIGEMAGSHGVKRPGGSALNAGQVGAQRAAEFIVNAYGSDITVPDDVDKEIAAAIKSLDILRGSGPAPVEAIKQIQQRMTAFGGHIRKLANVRKAFKEALELFQSIQLCGLAVNNESSLITAVQARHISLACVASLKAVMDLLEAGSGSRGSHLVLAGDGIEVHPDIKDPDTGETLRFKPENLKLRDSVMRIVFDPANENFFTSETVPVRMAPSERKAFEPAWADYRNGRIYS
- a CDS encoding 3-ketoacyl-ACP reductase, whose product is MSDKPTAIVTGASRGIGRAIAIELASLGYNIIINYFDFKDSQPDDTAAAAAVEEVQKLTVQAYALRGDISRSEDRQRLIDFTKEHFGRCDMLVNNAGVAPARRQDILEAGEESYERVMNINLKGPYFLTQLAANWMIEQKQSNPDRNFRICTTSSVSAYTSSPARGEYCLSKAGLSMMTKLYADRLAEYNIGVFEIRPGIIMTDMTSIVKEKYDKLIAEGITPIKRWGYPEDIAKAVGAIAEGRLDFSTGQVINVDGGFHLRRL
- a CDS encoding uroporphyrinogen decarboxylase family protein; protein product: MNSRELLNRKLAGEKVERLLFCPAVYEHKARLINSSPSIIAQDVDRLAEALAAEYETYRPDVLTVGVDIYNVEAQSLGAEVVFSDSMDEVPNLRQRILEKPDFSKLPKVNEALEKGRIRMFVEAARRVSKMFGSEVHVRGGLSGPYSIAASLMGIEPLIMASFTDPESLADLLDHCSGLAFEFGRLYIEAGCGVCLFDSQAVPPLLSPDMFRKMILPHVKKLFRDYKASGADLIEYVTGGDTTAISGELFETGADIILSDFSSDMRVFIKKSQRYNTLIRRNISPISIEAGIDAADEEIRAVKTAASENNNIIAGTGVLSCNVSPDNIIKTRKILLDEE
- a CDS encoding FAD-dependent oxidoreductase, with translation MTTRKVWKYKLSDIKSFEQDCARLGAGIAAIEDVSILSEPVQAANLRIPNSLAVNPMEGADGLEDGSPGPLTYRRYNRFAAGGAGLLWAEAIAVTPEGRANPRQLWLHEGTKDAFADMVRQMRDTAASGMGENHKPVIVAQLTHSGRYSKPDGTARPLIPQRDPYRDSLVPEQEPSTEKISRVDDSCIVSDDYLDRLQLKYVQAARLAYKAGFDAVDIKSCHGYLVNELLASRNRKGKYGGCLENRARFILETVDKIQAELGDKIGICLRLGFYDAIPYPYGWGVDKNDYTKPDLEEPLRLLEILRDKGVRLVNFTIANPYYNPHVGRPFNQPIKGAYAEPEHPLKGVERLIEIAAQIQKKFPDMVLVGTGYSLLRHLMGNVGAAAKASGKIKIIGAGRMAFAYPDFAKDLINTGKMDQDKVCVGCSACTQLMRDGQSAGCVVRDNKIYGPVYKRGRNSDRANLARLAESCFQCQDATCVRGCPAGIEIPAFIQAFLDGDDRGAYEIIRRANILPEVCAWLCPVESQCQGGCLQRFIGDASLPIADIQKYLSHQANKNGWSRLRVPQECTGKTVAVIGAGPAGIAAVAMLIEAGHKVTLIDKNERLGGMIETVIPEERQLDSFKSEMAAVFDNVSPDRLELRLGKPLDENFNLDDILSEGFDAVFVGLGLPKAISTSGLSLEGLYDALSFLRQAKSADSIDVKGKRVAVIGGGNTAMDAAVTAKEQGAADVYLLYRRSFEEMPAWEAERNRAMDCGVHFMILTQQLEYLSADNKVTGVKVCPARLAEPDESGRRRPVPVEQSAYILDFDIVVESIGQKSPDKLAAILPGIEIEHGLIKTDNYQTSREGVFAGGDLVHGAATVVAAVADGMKAAGVIDAELRF